In Methanomicrobium antiquum, one DNA window encodes the following:
- a CDS encoding EFR1 family ferrodoxin (N-terminal region resembles flavodoxins. C-terminal ferrodoxin region binds two 4Fe-4S clusters.), which yields MKILIAYFSATGNTRKIADFVFEKLKNLGADVEILDITPLSVREKKTDLSLYDAFLFGMPVHSWRAPRIVRNWLKTLDGCGRKCSMFFTYGGFSIHPAHYTTCKILEERGFLVVSSAEFLAAHTFNLGGWEANVNRPDERDFSVAEEYAKETYLRFSGDDYNIPKGFLKTDYTPYFLDEIEKFRFRILTQPPYINEKECIKCGICEDVCPTGAMNAKSGKADLKICIACLGCVSACPNNAVFINDMSESFACKLSAEKITKEDLDKKESRIYL from the coding sequence ATGAAAATCCTTATTGCTTATTTTTCGGCAACAGGAAACACCAGAAAAATAGCAGATTTTGTTTTTGAGAAGTTAAAGAATTTAGGCGCAGATGTAGAAATACTTGATATTACACCTTTGTCTGTAAGGGAGAAAAAGACTGATTTAAGCCTATATGACGCTTTTTTATTTGGAATGCCTGTTCATTCATGGCGTGCACCGCGAATTGTCCGCAACTGGTTAAAAACCCTTGACGGTTGCGGCAGGAAATGTTCGATGTTTTTTACCTACGGGGGATTTTCGATACATCCGGCTCATTACACAACTTGTAAAATTCTTGAAGAGAGAGGATTTTTGGTAGTTTCATCAGCCGAATTTTTAGCGGCTCACACTTTTAACCTTGGAGGATGGGAGGCGAATGTGAACAGACCGGACGAACGGGATTTTTCTGTTGCAGAAGAGTATGCTAAAGAGACGTATCTTAGGTTTTCAGGAGATGATTACAATATTCCAAAGGGTTTTTTAAAAACAGACTATACGCCTTATTTTCTTGACGAAATTGAAAAATTCAGATTCAGGATTTTAACACAGCCCCCTTACATAAATGAGAAGGAATGCATTAAATGCGGAATTTGTGAGGATGTCTGCCCGACAGGTGCCATGAATGCAAAATCCGGAAAGGCAGACTTAAAAATATGCATTGCATGCCTCGGATGCGTATCAGCCTGCCCGAATAACGCTGTTTTTATAAACGATATGAGTGAGAGTTTTGCCTGCAAACTTTCGGCTGAAAAAATAACAAAAGAGGATCTGGATAAAAAGGAAAGCAGAATTTATCTTTAA
- a CDS encoding nucleoside deaminase, protein MDEFMKAAIEEAKLSLSEGGIPIGAVLERGGKIIARGHNKRVQENDPLMHAEIDCLRNAGRIGRYSACTLYSTLMPCYLCAGAVVQFNIPKVVVGESENFTGAKEFLKEHGVFITDLDLSECKTMMSDFIENNPDLWNEDIGVL, encoded by the coding sequence ATGGATGAATTTATGAAAGCGGCAATAGAGGAGGCAAAATTAAGCCTTTCAGAGGGAGGAATCCCGATTGGTGCGGTTTTGGAAAGGGGAGGAAAAATAATCGCACGCGGGCATAATAAAAGAGTTCAGGAAAATGATCCCCTAATGCACGCCGAGATTGACTGCTTAAGAAACGCCGGAAGGATTGGGAGATATTCTGCCTGCACGCTTTATTCAACTCTTATGCCCTGCTATCTCTGTGCCGGTGCAGTAGTCCAGTTCAATATTCCTAAAGTTGTTGTTGGAGAGTCTGAAAACTTTACAGGCGCAAAGGAGTTTTTAAAAGAGCATGGTGTTTTTATAACCGATCTTGACCTTTCAGAGTGTAAAACTATGATGTCTGATTTCATTGAGAATAATCCGGATTTATGGAATGAGGATATCGGGGTTTTGTAA
- a CDS encoding helix-hairpin-helix domain-containing protein, translated as MPVYFDYKASEKDLMKIPGVGKKTAGDLIALGYTSVESLKGEDPEEMYARLCIMQGGNSDRCNLYVYRLAVYFAENEGKNPNPSLLLWWNWKD; from the coding sequence ATGCCGGTATATTTTGATTATAAGGCTTCAGAAAAGGATCTGATGAAAATTCCGGGAGTCGGAAAAAAGACTGCCGGAGATTTAATTGCGCTTGGATACACCTCTGTTGAATCACTTAAAGGAGAAGACCCTGAAGAAATGTACGCGAGGCTTTGCATTATGCAGGGCGGAAATTCTGACCGCTGTAATCTGTATGTTTACCGCCTCGCGGTATATTTTGCCGAAAACGAGGGCAAAAATCCAAATCCATCCCTTCTTTTATGGTGGAACTGGAAGGACTGA
- a CDS encoding DNA-3-methyladenine glycosylase family protein — MDCFFVPENTSFSLSETLSCGQVFRWHEINGWWEGIAHGRLIRVRQKENKIEYSGCDEDFLVYYFHLDADLEEILSSVNRDEHINNAIKEHFGLRILRQDPWECLLTYICAQNANIPFIERMLSNMSQLCGDKITTEFGEGFAYPTPYHLSNLCQSDISGCSTGYRSSYICETAYEISKDKKWSEKILKPDYEQARKEIMKYKGIGMKVADCILLFGFQKYEAFPVDRWVDRIMHGFYGIGKPDKPLSCGEYEKIRKFGQEYFGRYAGYAQEYLFAGR, encoded by the coding sequence ATGGACTGCTTTTTTGTTCCTGAAAATACTTCCTTTTCCTTATCAGAAACACTCTCATGCGGTCAGGTTTTCAGGTGGCATGAAATTAACGGGTGGTGGGAGGGGATAGCTCACGGTCGGCTTATAAGAGTCCGGCAAAAAGAGAATAAAATTGAATACTCCGGTTGTGATGAGGATTTTTTGGTTTATTACTTTCACCTTGACGCAGACCTTGAAGAAATACTCTCATCCGTTAACAGAGATGAGCACATAAACAATGCAATAAAAGAGCATTTCGGCCTTAGAATTTTAAGACAGGACCCATGGGAGTGCCTTTTGACATATATCTGTGCCCAAAACGCCAATATCCCTTTTATCGAGCGGATGCTTTCTAATATGTCACAGTTGTGCGGCGATAAAATAACAACTGAATTTGGAGAAGGCTTTGCCTATCCAACACCATATCACCTTTCAAATCTCTGCCAAAGTGATATTTCAGGATGTTCTACAGGTTACCGTTCATCATACATCTGTGAGACTGCATATGAAATTTCTAAAGATAAAAAATGGTCTGAAAAAATTTTGAAGCCTGATTATGAGCAGGCAAGAAAAGAGATTATGAAATACAAAGGCATCGGAATGAAAGTTGCCGACTGTATCCTTCTTTTCGGATTTCAAAAATATGAGGCATTTCCGGTTGACAGATGGGTTGACAGAATAATGCATGGTTTCTATGGTATAGGAAAACCGGATAAGCCGCTTTCATGTGGAGAGTATGAAAAAATCAGAAAATTCGGGCAGGAATATTTCGGGCGATACGCCGGTTATGCACAGGAGTATCTCTTCGCCGGACGGTAG
- a CDS encoding UvrD-helicase domain-containing protein, translating to MLTKRQSEALRHDVSLCVTAGAGTGKTHVLVNRYIKLIEEAGCRPAEILALTFTEKAAAEMKERVERDIFEKSGPFWEMIKEEMMWANISTFHSFCSKVLREFSIEAGIDPGFSVLSENESEEIISDAIKSLFSKKPDDLIKKSLDDCLCAYGTYYLEIFLRELHRQRRYSGEFFEKLNNNETEVLEEWRCALLYEKYVISQEFKKSPVLTEASDALLSLAESFSGDGDKAARYLKNIKKPLMLLKSDDPSDICKGLLGILQTSGGSRNMGSKKVLGDLKEVLCSSYSALKEYSDELPADILSAEVSDRKIKCKKNSGVFEDEDKESKTEKNKSDDENIKRTLKILKSLGVVYNKIEYDIRREKHIRGAIDFTDMINLTYRLFKDYPYVVAKSYARRFKFIMIDEFQDTDPVQAEITSAIIEMAKDESDEETGTEKSNKNAETNSSINRTLKNNTKRDINNNIKFSQKSDEDSRNTNDKVCNRLFVVGDPKQSIYLFRSADVSEFKRSGEIIKNEYKGELVSLDINFRSTKEILSFVNCLFGKLLKDSGKPWDFSYEPVSVCDAREKHKGSVELIISSDAKKASERAVLEAEAAAKKIRMIKDEGKTYVYEKGENPGESKRRKASWGDISVLIERRNNLKYIEYALKKYGIPYRVYGGLGLYEKQEILDAKSVLSFLKNPDDDISLYAALRSPWFGFSDAELFRICGGYANGLFLKLKQCETKKAKSAYEMLSSWLLCARKISPSELFRQILNESGILAVYAGQYDGAGAIANLEKISDTIREREKGGFYTLDRLVLELSLSVSSKDREGEAEAEDIGEDAVLVMTVHASKGLEFPIVIMSGLSETPPFENSSIIVDKELGTGIKIPDFESGDDYINSLPLSIQRYRLKQKSDAESKRLFYVAATRARDHLIMCTSEPKKIPASFEACKTRTDWIMFFLFSEIKDEIRDGLYDTGKGDGENFSSCKIIVTRAENLPEIKVKSDANSMIPADIKRIVSSEDFKLNNRDLKNYNCSAKRKDSSSKVFSATEIEVFLNSPARHKEIYINMHRENPLFKNDSKKTDEGKIIHAVFSGETFDSSFEKYRGFLTGDENISQKKAEFENLYRIFMQSDFMKDSLKSYCEVSFTTEIKGFRFSGSIDRLVQKSDGWYIIDYKTGSEKDDSDYVVQMAVYKKAAFEILKEEPKTFVYHTKTGEFTEISPDFDSVESDIVSACEKITKGSL from the coding sequence ATGCTGACAAAAAGACAAAGTGAAGCATTAAGGCATGACGTGAGCCTTTGTGTAACAGCAGGGGCAGGCACAGGAAAAACGCATGTTTTAGTCAACCGCTACATAAAATTAATAGAAGAGGCAGGTTGTCGTCCGGCGGAGATTCTGGCTCTGACTTTTACTGAAAAAGCCGCGGCTGAGATGAAGGAGAGGGTTGAGAGAGATATTTTTGAAAAGTCCGGGCCGTTTTGGGAGATGATTAAAGAAGAGATGATGTGGGCAAACATCTCGACATTTCATTCCTTTTGCTCAAAAGTGTTACGTGAGTTTTCAATTGAGGCCGGAATCGATCCCGGATTTTCAGTTCTTTCCGAAAACGAGTCCGAAGAGATAATATCAGACGCAATTAAATCTCTTTTTTCAAAAAAACCTGATGATTTAATTAAAAAAAGCCTTGATGACTGCCTCTGTGCATACGGTACATATTATCTTGAAATTTTTCTAAGAGAACTTCACAGACAAAGGCGTTATTCCGGTGAATTCTTTGAAAAGCTAAACAATAATGAGACTGAAGTTTTGGAGGAGTGGAGATGTGCACTTCTTTATGAGAAATATGTAATTTCACAAGAGTTTAAGAAGAGCCCTGTTTTAACAGAGGCTTCTGATGCACTTTTATCACTTGCAGAGAGTTTTTCCGGGGATGGCGATAAAGCGGCAAGATACTTAAAAAACATAAAAAAACCGCTTATGCTCCTTAAAAGTGACGATCCGTCAGACATATGCAAAGGACTTTTGGGAATTTTGCAAACTTCCGGTGGCTCACGCAATATGGGAAGTAAAAAAGTTTTGGGGGATTTAAAAGAGGTTTTATGCAGTTCGTATTCAGCCTTAAAAGAATATTCCGACGAACTTCCGGCAGATATTCTTTCAGCAGAAGTTTCAGACAGAAAAATTAAATGCAAAAAAAATTCTGGTGTTTTTGAAGATGAAGATAAAGAATCGAAAACTGAAAAAAACAAATCTGATGATGAAAATATAAAAAGAACCCTGAAAATCCTAAAAAGCCTTGGCGTTGTCTATAACAAAATTGAATATGATATCAGGCGTGAAAAGCATATCAGGGGCGCAATTGACTTCACCGATATGATAAACCTCACATACAGACTCTTTAAGGACTACCCTTATGTTGTTGCAAAAAGCTATGCCCGCAGGTTTAAGTTTATAATGATTGATGAGTTTCAGGACACTGATCCTGTTCAGGCAGAGATTACATCGGCAATTATTGAGATGGCAAAAGATGAGTCTGATGAAGAAACAGGAACAGAAAAAAGCAATAAAAATGCCGAAACAAACAGCAGTATAAACAGGACTCTAAAAAATAACACAAAAAGGGATATAAACAATAACATAAAATTCAGTCAAAAAAGCGATGAGGATAGCAGAAATACAAATGATAAGGTCTGTAACAGACTTTTTGTTGTTGGCGATCCCAAACAGTCTATCTATCTCTTCCGCAGTGCAGACGTTTCAGAATTTAAGCGTTCAGGAGAAATAATAAAAAATGAATACAAAGGAGAACTTGTTTCACTTGATATAAACTTCAGAAGCACAAAGGAGATATTATCTTTTGTAAACTGCCTTTTTGGAAAATTACTAAAAGATTCAGGAAAACCATGGGATTTTTCATATGAACCTGTATCTGTATGTGACGCAAGAGAAAAACACAAAGGCTCTGTTGAATTAATCATCTCTTCTGATGCAAAGAAAGCGTCAGAAAGAGCTGTTTTGGAAGCCGAAGCCGCCGCAAAAAAAATCAGGATGATAAAGGATGAAGGAAAAACTTATGTCTATGAAAAAGGAGAAAATCCCGGAGAAAGTAAGAGAAGAAAGGCATCATGGGGTGACATCTCCGTTTTAATTGAGCGGCGAAACAACCTCAAATATATCGAATATGCCCTTAAAAAATATGGAATTCCATACAGAGTCTATGGCGGACTCGGCCTTTATGAAAAACAGGAGATTTTGGATGCAAAGTCAGTTCTTTCATTTCTAAAAAACCCTGATGATGACATATCACTCTACGCCGCACTTCGCTCGCCATGGTTTGGATTTTCTGATGCAGAGCTTTTCAGAATCTGCGGAGGCTATGCAAACGGACTTTTTTTAAAATTAAAGCAGTGTGAAACAAAAAAGGCAAAGTCTGCATATGAAATGCTGTCATCATGGCTTTTGTGTGCAAGAAAAATATCTCCGTCAGAACTTTTCAGGCAAATTCTTAATGAATCCGGAATCCTGGCAGTTTATGCAGGCCAATATGACGGGGCAGGTGCGATTGCAAACCTGGAAAAAATATCTGATACTATACGTGAAAGAGAAAAGGGAGGATTTTACACACTTGACAGGCTTGTTTTAGAGCTTTCTCTCTCGGTTTCTTCAAAAGACAGGGAAGGAGAGGCAGAAGCTGAAGACATAGGAGAGGATGCGGTTTTGGTAATGACTGTTCATGCCTCAAAAGGTCTTGAATTCCCAATCGTAATTATGTCAGGGCTTTCAGAGACACCTCCTTTTGAGAACTCTTCAATTATCGTTGATAAAGAGCTTGGAACAGGCATTAAAATACCTGATTTTGAGTCAGGTGATGACTACATAAATTCACTTCCGCTCTCAATCCAGCGTTACAGGCTAAAGCAGAAGTCGGATGCCGAGTCAAAAAGGCTCTTTTACGTAGCGGCGACAAGGGCAAGGGATCATCTGATTATGTGTACATCAGAGCCGAAAAAAATTCCTGCATCTTTTGAGGCATGCAAAACAAGGACAGACTGGATTATGTTTTTCTTATTCTCTGAAATTAAGGATGAGATAAGAGACGGTTTATATGATACAGGAAAAGGCGATGGAGAGAATTTTTCATCATGCAAAATAATAGTCACAAGAGCGGAGAATCTGCCGGAGATAAAAGTTAAATCAGACGCAAATTCAATGATTCCGGCTGACATAAAAAGAATTGTTTCATCAGAGGATTTTAAATTAAATAATAGAGATTTAAAAAACTACAATTGTTCAGCTAAAAGAAAAGATTCCTCCTCAAAGGTTTTTTCTGCAACCGAGATTGAAGTGTTTCTCAATTCGCCTGCAAGGCACAAAGAGATTTATATAAATATGCACAGGGAAAACCCGCTTTTTAAGAATGATTCCAAAAAAACTGACGAAGGAAAGATAATACATGCAGTCTTTTCAGGAGAGACCTTTGATTCTTCCTTTGAAAAATACAGAGGGTTTTTAACCGGAGATGAAAATATATCTCAAAAAAAGGCTGAATTTGAGAATTTGTACAGGATATTTATGCAGTCTGATTTCATGAAGGATTCATTAAAATCATACTGTGAGGTTTCGTTTACAACCGAAATTAAAGGTTTTAGGTTTTCAGGCTCAATCGACAGACTTGTTCAAAAAAGTGACGGCTGGTACATAATCGATTATAAAACAGGCAGTGAAAAGGACGATTCTGATTATGTAGTTCAGATGGCAGTCTATAAAAAAGCGGCATTTGAAATTTTAAAAGAAGAGCCAAAGACCTTTGTTTACCACACAAAAACAGGGGAATTTACAGAAATATCACCGGATTTTGACTCTGTTGAATCAGATATTGTATCGGCGTGTGAAAAGATTACAAAGGGGAGTTTATGA
- a CDS encoding PD-(D/E)XK nuclease family protein, producing MPEKILIKTPIGYGLSDSIDNFKDEYKQNPLDTILVLPTERLCIRVKENLLDNHLSIIESSVTTPDMLASAIAGKNKEFKLISEEEAKLLLLKVLKRKKEYIEALSPSGEYSSRFLNDIYTLIKVISEQEADIEKIFSLTDKKKNRALIKIIKEYQDILKSKKLISPENIYKSACDFISPTYGKSSGDSSELSSNQLSDSSYEFSSVNTHDDSSKLSSNQLSGSSSEFSSDFKTIIFSGIFEPLPAQKRFIQTVSSAALKSVYFMPYSSNKKVCTDDGRWFFADKTEEIENEKKSDLFPYENIFGEEEIKSKPVEVYSKRYKNLKAEIAGIAGLIVNLLNNNAKPSKIAVVFPDPAGATTVVNEVFFDFGLSYSSSAKFPFSRSPVVQSVLLLTETVSKNFSRESLTELLASPYMSKLLQGFSNPASAVETVSLNAGVEGGFHSWEKGIKKHIKREEDRLKSKDLPEYRKKEIEKNIIFSESVLKALVLLIEKLNRLSGEKIIAEHIKSLILFLKENAVPYIDDSCGDLIYKRDITEFLNLLNLLTSLSQTSGISGDEKISFNEFSRFFSSAVGNLRISEKRDDTKIQISGIQGLQEMEYDYVFLGGLVDGKVPDIPSLLPYTTEEEDRAIWPNKRREKVRWERFYFASALSSAKCALFLSCHSEAGGRQEIPSQFYETAVKALCAKPPEEEGQNVSFSFAVKETGRLLLKGKIYENFTLPPGVSPKNLCERINTEGFFRKGLYDSVYDGLLSSEDEIKEVLSLRFDEKHPYSPTSLETYAKCPFRFYLTHVLGLNPPQEKTFTLSAADRGELLHKTLFSFYKDWMKTHNNSPSENETLEALSLLKSHAKAEIESYEISGPAWDFMTKEILGDTGYGRGILEKFIEEETRLYKTGLVPKYFEAGFGFRGIETAFSDEAVRVESKNQKSIFLRGFVDRIDVKEGKDGKDDKSPDEFVIVDYKTGSHPKYNEIVAGKALQIPLYLKAVENAKNIKGIGGFYYKLSKREVYRKAELYEQSEEELFSNFPKAKTTDNTFSEIVKNSVDYACTYAENIRNGVFTPAKENDDCSKYCEFKSVCRFSEFRLLEQENISQKENVSQNEATDTTENQDKPCERKGGF from the coding sequence ATGCCTGAAAAAATACTCATAAAAACACCAATAGGATATGGTCTTTCGGACTCAATTGATAATTTTAAAGACGAATATAAACAAAATCCTCTGGATACAATTCTTGTTTTACCAACCGAAAGACTCTGCATCAGAGTAAAAGAGAATCTCCTCGATAATCATCTAAGTATTATTGAAAGTTCAGTTACAACACCGGATATGCTTGCTTCTGCAATTGCAGGTAAAAATAAAGAATTTAAGCTTATTTCAGAAGAAGAGGCAAAACTGCTTCTCTTGAAAGTTTTAAAGAGAAAAAAAGAATATATTGAGGCTTTATCTCCGTCAGGAGAGTATTCTTCCCGTTTTTTAAACGACATCTATACATTAATAAAAGTAATTTCAGAACAGGAAGCAGATATTGAGAAAATTTTCTCTTTAACTGATAAAAAGAAGAACCGGGCTCTTATAAAAATTATAAAAGAATATCAGGATATACTAAAATCAAAAAAACTCATATCACCCGAAAATATCTATAAATCTGCATGTGATTTTATATCCCCAACTTACGGCAAATCCTCTGGTGATTCATCTGAATTATCATCAAATCAGTTATCTGACAGTTCATACGAATTTTCTTCAGTTAATACCCATGATGATTCATCTAAATTATCATCAAATCAGTTATCTGGCAGTTCATCTGAATTTTCATCAGACTTCAAAACAATTATTTTCTCAGGCATTTTTGAGCCTTTGCCGGCACAGAAAAGATTTATTCAGACAGTATCATCGGCGGCTTTAAAATCTGTTTATTTCATGCCGTATTCTTCAAACAAAAAGGTCTGCACTGATGACGGAAGATGGTTTTTTGCAGATAAAACTGAAGAGATTGAAAATGAAAAAAAGTCTGATTTATTCCCATATGAAAATATCTTTGGAGAAGAAGAGATAAAATCAAAACCTGTAGAAGTTTATTCAAAACGCTATAAGAACTTAAAAGCTGAAATTGCCGGAATTGCCGGGTTAATTGTAAATCTTTTAAATAATAATGCAAAACCTTCTAAAATTGCAGTTGTTTTTCCTGACCCTGCCGGTGCAACAACAGTTGTAAACGAAGTTTTCTTTGATTTCGGACTTTCATATTCATCATCTGCAAAATTTCCGTTTTCACGCTCTCCTGTTGTACAGTCTGTTCTTTTGCTCACCGAAACCGTATCCAAAAATTTCTCACGCGAATCCTTAACAGAACTTCTTGCATCTCCTTATATGTCAAAACTTTTGCAGGGATTTTCAAATCCGGCATCTGCTGTTGAAACTGTATCTTTGAATGCCGGTGTTGAGGGCGGCTTTCATTCGTGGGAGAAGGGTATTAAAAAACATATAAAAAGAGAAGAAGACAGGTTAAAATCAAAAGATCTGCCTGAATACAGAAAAAAAGAGATTGAAAAAAATATTATTTTTTCTGAATCGGTCTTAAAAGCTTTGGTTTTATTAATAGAGAAACTAAACAGGCTTTCAGGCGAAAAAATTATAGCAGAGCATATAAAAAGTCTGATCTTGTTTTTAAAAGAGAACGCTGTTCCCTATATTGACGACTCCTGCGGGGATTTGATCTACAAAAGAGACATAACTGAATTTTTAAATCTCTTAAATCTTTTAACCAGTCTTTCACAGACATCCGGGATTTCGGGAGATGAAAAAATCTCATTCAATGAATTCTCAAGATTTTTTTCATCAGCTGTCGGAAACTTAAGAATTTCAGAAAAACGTGATGATACAAAGATACAGATATCCGGTATTCAGGGACTTCAGGAGATGGAATATGATTATGTATTCTTAGGAGGGCTTGTTGACGGAAAAGTGCCTGATATTCCCTCACTTCTTCCATATACAACTGAAGAGGAGGACAGGGCAATATGGCCAAACAAAAGGCGTGAAAAAGTCAGATGGGAGAGATTTTATTTTGCATCTGCTCTGTCATCTGCGAAATGCGCATTATTCTTAAGCTGTCACAGTGAGGCAGGAGGAAGACAGGAGATTCCCTCACAGTTTTATGAAACGGCTGTAAAGGCGCTTTGTGCAAAACCCCCCGAAGAAGAAGGGCAAAACGTTTCTTTTTCATTCGCAGTTAAGGAGACCGGACGGCTTCTTTTAAAAGGAAAAATTTATGAAAATTTCACTCTTCCACCGGGTGTTTCTCCTAAAAATCTGTGTGAGAGAATTAATACTGAAGGTTTTTTCAGAAAAGGCCTTTACGATTCAGTCTATGACGGTCTTTTGTCATCCGAAGATGAGATAAAAGAGGTTTTATCATTAAGATTTGATGAAAAACATCCATATTCTCCCACATCACTTGAAACTTATGCGAAATGTCCCTTTAGATTTTACCTTACACATGTTCTCGGATTAAATCCGCCTCAGGAGAAGACATTCACTCTTTCAGCCGCAGACAGAGGGGAGCTTTTGCATAAAACACTCTTTTCGTTTTACAAGGACTGGATGAAGACACACAACAATTCTCCATCTGAAAATGAGACTTTGGAGGCATTATCGCTTTTAAAATCGCATGCAAAAGCAGAGATTGAATCTTATGAAATATCCGGTCCGGCCTGGGATTTTATGACAAAGGAAATTTTAGGCGATACAGGATACGGACGGGGAATTCTTGAAAAATTCATAGAAGAGGAAACAAGGCTTTACAAAACCGGACTTGTACCAAAATACTTTGAAGCCGGATTTGGTTTCAGAGGTATTGAGACAGCATTTTCAGATGAGGCTGTTAGAGTTGAGTCCAAAAATCAAAAAAGTATATTTCTAAGAGGTTTTGTTGACAGAATTGACGTAAAAGAAGGAAAAGATGGAAAAGATGATAAAAGCCCGGATGAGTTTGTAATAGTTGATTACAAGACCGGAAGTCACCCGAAATACAATGAAATTGTCGCCGGAAAAGCACTTCAGATTCCGCTTTACCTAAAAGCTGTTGAAAATGCCAAAAACATAAAAGGCATTGGAGGCTTTTACTACAAGCTTTCCAAACGTGAGGTTTACAGAAAAGCTGAACTTTATGAACAGTCTGAAGAAGAACTCTTCTCCAATTTTCCAAAGGCGAAGACAACTGATAATACATTCTCAGAGATTGTCAAAAACTCAGTAGATTATGCATGCACATATGCAGAGAATATAAGAAATGGTGTATTTACGCCTGCAAAGGAGAATGATGACTGTTCAAAATACTGCGAGTTTAAATCAGTCTGCAGATTCTCCGAGTTTCGGCTTTTGGAACAGGAAAATATCAGTCAGAAGGAGAATGTCAGCCAAAATGAAGCAACAGATACCACTGAAAATCAGGATAAACCTTGTGAAAGAAAGGGAGGTTTCTAA
- the thiL gene encoding thiamine-phosphate kinase — MDDREIVKRISEIIGSDKTADDCAKIIVGDKILAVSTDMLHEKTDFPKGITDWQIGWMSAAVTISDIASTGAKPVSLLLAAGLDNPDRIEDIIRGADSACRKYGAEFSGGDVDSHSELTIVTTGIGITDSEHYVSRTGAKPGEIVCVCGNLGHAQAGLLGDMRYFKDLCEPQPKVFEGMRLSECKVSCMMDISDGLAISLFDLSDANNCGFEIDKNLVSLSDGIDFETAFYGGGDFGLLYTCQKSLFEENNLPGLKLGVVTEKKGVRISGKNAEKRGYSHTWN; from the coding sequence GTGGATGACAGGGAGATTGTAAAGAGGATTTCAGAAATTATTGGATCTGATAAAACTGCCGATGACTGTGCAAAAATCATTGTTGGCGATAAAATTCTTGCAGTATCAACCGATATGCTCCATGAAAAAACTGATTTTCCTAAAGGAATCACGGACTGGCAGATTGGGTGGATGTCAGCCGCTGTTACAATATCTGATATAGCAAGTACGGGTGCAAAGCCGGTTTCACTTCTTTTAGCGGCAGGCCTTGACAATCCTGACAGAATAGAGGATATAATAAGAGGTGCTGATTCTGCCTGCAGAAAATACGGGGCAGAGTTTTCAGGAGGAGATGTCGATTCACACTCAGAGCTTACAATTGTCACAACAGGAATAGGGATTACAGATTCAGAGCATTATGTCTCCCGCACAGGTGCAAAGCCCGGAGAAATCGTCTGCGTATGTGGAAACCTGGGTCACGCACAGGCAGGTCTTTTGGGGGATATGCGCTATTTTAAGGACCTCTGCGAGCCTCAACCAAAAGTCTTTGAAGGAATGAGACTTTCTGAATGCAAAGTGTCGTGTATGATGGATATTTCAGACGGACTTGCAATATCCCTCTTTGACTTATCAGATGCAAACAACTGCGGATTTGAGATAGATAAAAACCTCGTTTCCCTATCAGACGGAATTGATTTTGAAACAGCATTTTACGGGGGCGGAGATTTTGGTCTTTTATATACATGCCAAAAAAGTCTGTTTGAGGAGAATAATCTGCCAGGTTTAAAACTGGGTGTTGTAACGGAAAAAAAAGGTGTCAGAATCAGTGGTAAAAACGCGGAAAAAAGAGGCTACTCTCATACATGGAATTAA